The following nucleotide sequence is from Halapricum desulfuricans.
CGTCGAGGTCGAGCCCGACCACTCCGTCATCGGACCGGAGTTCCGCGACGAGGCCGGGCAGGTCGTCTCCGCGCTGGAGTCGATGGACCCACAGGAAGTCAAAGACCAGATCGACCGCCACGCCGAGGTCGAGGTGGACATCGGCAGCGAAGTCGCGGTCGTCTCCGGCGAGGCCGTCGACGTGATCGAGGAACGGCGCGCGGCCTCCGGCGAGGCGGTCGTCGTGCTCGAGTCCGAGACGGCGACGATCCTGATCTACGAGTGAAAAATCTCGCTACTGACTGGGGTACTCCAGATTCATCGCCACTAGCGCTCTACTGGTGTTCGGTACCGAGCAGGCGCTGTCGTCGCCGTTCGAACTCCTCGTCGGAGAGTTCGCCGCGGGCGTACCGTTCACGGAGCGCGGCGAGCGCGTCGTCCGTTCCGGAGTGAGGCCGATTTCCCGTCGATCCGTTCGGTCGAGCGTATCCGGCGACGAGCGCGACGATCGCGCCGATGACCACGATCCACAGAAGCGGCCCGAGTCCGAACCAGCCGACGCCGCCGACGCCACCGCCGCCCATCGCACCGGGACCGTGCTGAGCGGCGACGGGGATCGCCAGCGCCGTCAGTACCGCGACGACGCCGACAGCGACGCCGATCCACCGGCTGGCCTGCGAGCGGAGAGACGCGCTAGTCGCCATCAGTGACATCCCCCCGGACCGCCGCGGTATCGCCACTCGGAACCGTCCGCACCGTCCGTCCGGGTTTCATCGGAGTGGTACGGGCCGTTCCCGTAACCGTCACTCGGGTAGTCGGTTCCGTTCACCGCGGACGTGTTCGGGTAGTGCGTCCCGTTCTCGACGGTCGGATACGTGTCGTTCGCGTATGTTCCCTGACGGT
It contains:
- a CDS encoding SHOCT domain-containing protein; this encodes MATSASLRSQASRWIGVAVGVVAVLTALAIPVAAQHGPGAMGGGGVGGVGWFGLGPLLWIVVIGAIVALVAGYARPNGSTGNRPHSGTDDALAALRERYARGELSDEEFERRRQRLLGTEHQ